The Thunnus thynnus chromosome 24, fThuThy2.1, whole genome shotgun sequence genome window below encodes:
- the slc15a1b gene encoding solute carrier family 15 member 1b, producing the protein MTDKDEERRTRPKSAVVCGYPISIFFIVVNEFCERFSYYGMRAVLVLYFKYFLKWDDDFATTIYHTFVALCYLTPILGAIVADSWLGKFKTIVYLSIVYTAGQVVMAVSAIHDITDTNKDGTPDNMTFHVALSMVGLILIALGTGGIKPCVAAFGGDQFREDQEKQRSTFFSIFYLSINAGSLLSTVITPILRAQECGIYVPQKCYALAFGVPAALMVVALIVFIVGSGMYVKTAPQGNIMVKVCKCIGFAIKNRFRHRSSEYPKREHWMDWAEEKYDKLLIAQVKMVLKVLFLYIPLPMFWALFDQQGSRWTLQATTMDGDFGSLIIQPDQMQTVNPILILALVPVMDSLIYPLISKCKLNFSPLKRMTVGMFFAAMAFVAAALVQLQIDQTLPTFPSSAEGQVKFINMRNKDMNITAGPNTFTLKPLTANEDYLTLDLTFGLDLGSGVPSDITIEGGTRTTMTIVEGQLGGQLRTEEFKDITAKPEQGANAIRFFNGFGSGLNVTIGSLDYGHIVTNNMSEYVAVPNGQAQFLIKNDAGDQCTYTQTLGFGSSYTLIIPSTFAFGKDCEQNIKAVMDIQPNTVHMAWQIPQYFLITAGEVVFSVTGLEFSYSQAPSNMKSVLQAGWLLTVAVGNIIVLIVAEAATLPDQWAEYILFASLLVLVCIIFAIMAYFYTYIDPAKVEAQFAEGEPEEKEKRKSLEMAKRDSIKKREEERRSSDSSSSSSSDEEVEVPQTKI; encoded by the exons ATGACAG AcaaagatgaagagaggaggacTAGGCCAAAAAGT GCTGTTGTCTGTGGATACCCAATAAGCATCTTTTTCATTGTGGTCAATGAGTTCTGCGAGCGTTTCTCCTACTATGGCATGCGAG CCGTGCTGGTGCTGTACTTTAAGTACTTCCTGAAGTGGGATGATGATTTTGCCACCACTATCTACCACACATTCGTGGCTCTTTGCTACCTGACACCAATCCTGGGAGCCATTGTGGCTGACTCATGGCTCGGCAAATTCAA AACTATTGTTTACCTGTCCATTGTGTACACGGCGGGACAGGTTGTCATGGCTGTAAGTGCAATCCATGACATCACAGATACAAACAAGGATGGGACCCCCGACAACATGACTTTCCACGT AGCTCTGTCCATGGTGGGGTTGATACTTATCGCCCTGGGAACAGGAGGCATCAAACCCTGCGTGGCTGCATTTGGTGGAGACCAGTTTCGAGAGGATCAG GAGAAGCAGAGAAGCACCTTCTTCTCCATCTTCTACCTGTCCATCAATGCAGGCAGTCTGCTGTCCACCGTCATCACCCCCATCCTCAGAG CTCAGGAGTGTGGTATCTACGTCCCACAGAAGTGCTACGCTCTGGCCTTTGGTGTCCCTGCCGCTCTCATGGTGGTAGCCCTGA ttgtGTTCATTGTTGGAAGTGGTATGTACGTTAAGACGGCCCCTCAAGGCAACATCATGGTGAAAGTCTGCAAATGCATCGGG TTTGCTATCAAGAACCGCTTCAGGCATCGCAGTTCTGAGTATCCTAAGAGAGAGCACTGGATGGACTGGGCTGAGGAGAAATATGAC AAACTTCTGATTGCCCAGGTGAAGATGGTGTTGAAGGTGTTGTTCCTCTACATCCCTCTGCCCATGTTCTGGGCTCTCTTTGACCAGCAG GGCTCAAGATGGACCCTCCAGGCGACAACCATGGACGGCGACTTT GGAAGTCTCATCATCCAGCCCGATCAGATGCAG ACTGTCAACCCCATCTTGATCCTGGCTTTGGTGCCAGTCATGGATAGCCTGATCTACCCGCTGATTTCCAAGTGCAAATTAAACTTCTC tcCGTTGAAGAGGATGACTGTGGGGATGTTCTTCGCTGCTATGGCGTTCGTCGCTGCTGCCCTGGTCCAGTTACAGATCGAT CAAACCCTGCCCACGTTCCCATCAAGCGCTGAGGGCCAAGTCAAGTTCATCAACATGCGTAACAAAGATATGAACATCACAGCTGGACCCAACACGTTTACCTTGAAGCCTTTAACG GCCAATGAAGATTACCTGACCCTTGATTTAACATTTGGCCTGGATCTGGGATCTGGTGTCCCTTCTGATATCACTATAGAGGGTGGCACTCGGACAACCATGACCATTGTTGAAGGCCAACTAGGAGGCCAACTCAGAACTGAGGAG TTCAAGGACATCACAGCAAAGCCGGAACAGGGCGCTAATGCTATCAG attttttaatggttttggcTCAGGCTTGAATGTAACTATTGGTAGTCTGGACTACGGACACATCGTCACCAACAACATGTCAGAATATGTTGCGGTCCCCAATGGACA agCACAGTTCCTGATCAAGAATGATGCTGGAGATCAGTGCACCTACACCCAAACACTGGGCTTCGGCAGCTCTTACACCTTGATCATCCCGTCAACGTTCGCATTTGGAAAAGAT TGTGAACAGAACATCAAGGCGGTGATGGACATTCAACCTAACACCGTCCACATGGCCTGGCAGATTCCTCAGTATTTCCTCATCACTGCAGGAGAGGTGGTCTTCTCTGTCACTGGCCTGGAGTTCTCCTACTCACAG GCACCCAGCAACATGAAGTCTGTGCTGCAGGCTGGTTGGCTGTTAACTGTTGCTGTAGGTAACATCATTGTGCTCATTGTCGCCGAGGCTGCAACGCTCCCAGATCAG TGGGCCGAGTACATCCTCTTCGCCTCTCTGCTGGTGTTAGTGTGCATCATCTTTGCCATCATGGCCTATTTCTACACCTACATTGACCCGGCCAAGGTAGAAGCCCAGTTTGCTGAGGGGGAACctgaagagaaggagaaaaggaagagTTTGGAGATGGCCAAGAGGGACTCGATTAAGAAGCgcgaggaggagagaaggagttCCGATTCCAGTTCCAGCTCCAGCTCTGACGAGGAGGTCGAAGTCCCTCAGACCAAGATTTAA